The genomic segment TTATTTACCAGGCATATTGAAGTGTACATTTTGCAAAGTATCATAATATTGAAACCTAAATAAATGACCTATTTAGGACTGCAAGAGAAACACGGATGTAACACAAgtgtttcattttcagtttacTGAAGACAGCAATGGAGCGATTTGATGTGAAGCCACCTCCCTCCCGGAGCCGTTCCAAGACCGCTTTGTATGTGACTCCTCAGGATCGTGTCACAGAGTTTGGCAGTGAACTGTATGAAGATGGAGGGAAACTGTATTGCACTTTCTGCAATGTGGTCCTGAATCACGTGCGCAAGTCTGCCATCAATGACCATCTCAAATCCAAAACTCACACCAAACGCAAAGGGGAGTTTGAAGAACAAAGTACCAGGAAGAAGCCACGGACTCTTACTGCCTCTTTGCAGTGCAACAGTGCAGCCCAGACAGAGAAACCCGGGGTCATCCAGGACTTCGTAAAAATGTTTCTGGAAGCTAACATTCCTCTTGAGAAGGCTGATCATCCATCCGTGAGAGCTTTCCTCTCTCGCCACGTGAAGAATGGAAATTCCATACCCAAGGCAGATCAGCTAAGGAAAACCTACTTGCCGGATGGGTACGCACATCCTCTGATCAAGAGTGAAGACCACTAAGAGGAAAGCTATGTGGCTCTAGGTGTGGAGTGTTGCTGTTACATAACAGTGATGtggtttatttttgtatt from the Pogona vitticeps strain Pit_001003342236 chromosome 3, PviZW2.1, whole genome shotgun sequence genome contains:
- the CGGBP1 gene encoding CGG triplet repeat-binding protein 1 isoform X1; the protein is MQVDPVVILWFTNLARWTMHEDGTEDQLADAVVGCLLKTAMERFDVKPPPSRSRSKTALYVTPQDRVTEFGSELYEDGGKLYCTFCNVVLNHVRKSAINDHLKSKTHTKRKGEFEEQSTRKKPRTLTASLQCNSAAQTEKPGVIQDFVKMFLEANIPLEKADHPSVRAFLSRHVKNGNSIPKADQLRKTYLPDGFIFKAVSSNWNCLSI
- the CGGBP1 gene encoding CGG triplet repeat-binding protein 1 isoform X3 translates to MHEDGTEDQLADAVVGCLLKTAMERFDVKPPPSRSRSKTALYVTPQDRVTEFGSELYEDGGKLYCTFCNVVLNHVRKSAINDHLKSKTHTKRKGEFEEQSTRKKPRTLTASLQCNSAAQTEKPGVIQDFVKMFLEANIPLEKADHPSVRAFLSRHVKNGNSIPKADQLRKTYLPDGFIFKAVSSNWNCLSI
- the CGGBP1 gene encoding CGG triplet repeat-binding protein 1 isoform X4 — translated: MHEDGTEDQLADAVVGCLLKTAMERFDVKPPPSRSRSKTALYVTPQDRVTEFGSELYEDGGKLYCTFCNVVLNHVRKSAINDHLKSKTHTKRKGEFEEQSTRKKPRTLTASLQCNSAAQTEKPGVIQDFVKMFLEANIPLEKADHPSVRAFLSRHVKNGNSIPKADQLRKTYLPDGYAHPLIKSEDH
- the CGGBP1 gene encoding CGG triplet repeat-binding protein 1 isoform X2, translating into MQVDPVVILWFTNLARWTMHEDGTEDQLADAVVGCLLKTAMERFDVKPPPSRSRSKTALYVTPQDRVTEFGSELYEDGGKLYCTFCNVVLNHVRKSAINDHLKSKTHTKRKGEFEEQSTRKKPRTLTASLQCNSAAQTEKPGVIQDFVKMFLEANIPLEKADHPSVRAFLSRHVKNGNSIPKADQLRKTYLPDGYAHPLIKSEDH